Proteins encoded in a region of the Tautonia rosea genome:
- a CDS encoding ABC transporter ATP-binding protein has product MAGSTASPALDLSDILRRRPENRSPRPVPSATDTNRGTPDVARRAARPVLEACALIKRFGAITAVNGVSFQVGKGEAVALLGPNGAGKTTTISMISGLLRPDEGCVRFNGQPIRSETDPIKRTLGLVPQELALVEELSARENLHFFGALQGLGGSRLRKAMTDGLDLVGLTDRADSIVRTYSGGMKRRLNLAIALLHDPQVILLDEPTVGVDPQSRNAIFEGLERLKALGKALIYTTHYMEEAERLCDRIVIVDRGQVIADGRVKDLSALLDRHARLRIELSNPGSGGWLDHLSLVPGVVQARLVDHELILDVNDLKVSSSILQALDDLGLAVTHLESDRADLSTIFLNLTGRALRDS; this is encoded by the coding sequence ATGGCAGGATCGACGGCCAGCCCCGCACTCGACCTGAGCGACATCCTCCGTCGTCGGCCCGAGAACCGATCGCCTCGGCCGGTTCCGTCCGCGACCGACACCAACCGCGGCACTCCGGACGTCGCTCGCCGAGCGGCCCGGCCGGTGCTCGAAGCCTGCGCGTTGATCAAGCGATTCGGCGCGATCACCGCCGTCAACGGCGTCTCCTTTCAGGTCGGCAAGGGCGAGGCGGTGGCCCTGCTCGGTCCGAACGGCGCGGGGAAGACCACGACCATCTCGATGATCTCCGGCCTGCTCCGGCCTGACGAGGGTTGCGTCCGCTTCAACGGTCAGCCGATTCGCAGCGAAACCGACCCAATCAAACGCACCCTCGGCCTCGTTCCCCAGGAGTTGGCGCTGGTCGAGGAACTTTCGGCTCGGGAGAACCTCCACTTCTTCGGAGCATTACAGGGGCTTGGCGGTTCCCGGCTCCGCAAGGCGATGACCGATGGGCTTGATCTGGTCGGCCTGACCGATCGGGCCGATTCGATCGTGCGAACCTACAGCGGAGGCATGAAGCGCCGGCTCAATCTCGCCATCGCCCTGCTGCACGATCCCCAGGTCATCCTCCTCGACGAGCCGACGGTCGGCGTCGATCCCCAGAGCCGCAACGCCATCTTCGAAGGACTCGAACGGCTCAAGGCCCTCGGCAAGGCGCTCATTTACACGACGCACTACATGGAAGAGGCCGAGCGGCTCTGCGACCGCATTGTCATCGTCGATCGCGGCCAGGTGATCGCCGACGGCCGCGTCAAGGATCTCTCCGCCCTGCTCGACCGCCACGCCCGGCTCCGCATCGAGCTGAGCAACCCCGGCTCGGGCGGCTGGCTCGATCACCTCTCCCTCGTGCCCGGAGTCGTTCAGGCTCGTCTGGTCGACCACGAGTTGATTCTCGACGTGAACGACCTGAAGGTTTCGAGCTCGATTCTGCAAGCGCTCGACGACCTCGGCCTGGCCGTCACACACCTGGAAAGCGATCGGGCCGACCTCTCGACCATCTTCCTGAACCTGACCGGGAGGGCGCTCCGCGACTCATGA
- a CDS encoding ABC transporter permease, whose translation MNARPLMALVVKDLRVFVADRYALTLSFVAPIALASFMALIFGGVGTSPPSKISIRLTDEDDSPISRRIVLGAQEETTLDAIEASLDASRDAVRKGDAVLSIVIPEGFGEASADALYGDAEPPALIFLHDPMSQSEISLARGLLTRVILEAVTAEAMPDGGNDDLLDLLDDELVESNAPATDEAIERAEFLSLFPGQDDWWRSPDPESEAARLELVDAFPALADWFEAEPVAEPIAFEPVVEERVGLTLPFKTEETSIAPRGAAGERAALAAHAFAGMVVQFVLFSAVEWGVVLLQERQRGMWKRLRAAPISRSTLMLSKVLSCAIVSLIITLVVFTAGAFLFGYRLEGDLLGFVGLAVSFAIMASAFGLTVATLGRTPQGARSVALLGVLVMVMLGGCWIPSFLFPEWIQSFTPAIPTRWAIDGFDGVFTRGFSFAETMPMISALGFFGLGFAGWALLAFRWHEP comes from the coding sequence ATGAACGCTCGACCGCTCATGGCCCTGGTGGTGAAGGATCTCCGCGTCTTCGTGGCCGATCGATACGCGCTCACGCTCTCGTTCGTCGCCCCCATCGCCCTGGCCAGCTTCATGGCGCTGATCTTCGGCGGCGTGGGGACATCGCCACCGAGCAAAATCTCGATCCGATTGACCGACGAGGACGACTCTCCCATCTCCCGCCGCATCGTCCTGGGCGCCCAGGAAGAGACGACCCTCGACGCGATCGAAGCCTCCCTCGACGCCTCCCGAGACGCCGTCCGCAAGGGGGACGCGGTCCTCTCGATCGTCATCCCCGAAGGCTTCGGCGAGGCCTCGGCCGACGCCCTCTATGGAGACGCCGAGCCCCCCGCCCTGATCTTCCTGCACGACCCGATGAGTCAGTCCGAGATCAGTCTCGCTCGGGGTCTCTTGACGCGGGTCATCCTCGAAGCCGTCACCGCCGAGGCCATGCCCGACGGCGGCAACGACGACCTGCTCGACCTTCTGGACGACGAACTCGTCGAATCGAACGCCCCGGCCACCGACGAGGCCATCGAACGGGCCGAGTTCCTCTCTCTCTTTCCCGGCCAGGACGACTGGTGGCGATCGCCCGATCCCGAGTCCGAGGCCGCCCGCCTCGAACTGGTCGACGCCTTCCCCGCCCTGGCCGATTGGTTCGAGGCCGAGCCGGTCGCCGAGCCGATCGCCTTCGAGCCGGTCGTCGAGGAACGAGTGGGCCTGACCCTCCCCTTCAAAACCGAGGAAACGTCGATCGCCCCCCGCGGCGCCGCCGGCGAACGGGCCGCCCTGGCCGCGCATGCCTTCGCAGGGATGGTCGTGCAGTTCGTTCTCTTTTCGGCTGTCGAGTGGGGCGTCGTCCTGCTCCAGGAACGCCAGCGCGGCATGTGGAAACGCCTGCGGGCCGCCCCCATCTCCCGATCGACCTTGATGCTGAGCAAGGTGCTCAGTTGTGCCATCGTCTCGCTCATCATCACGCTGGTCGTCTTCACCGCCGGAGCCTTTCTGTTCGGCTACCGGCTGGAGGGAGACCTGCTCGGCTTCGTCGGCCTGGCCGTCTCCTTTGCGATCATGGCCTCGGCCTTCGGCCTGACGGTCGCCACGCTCGGCCGAACGCCTCAAGGGGCGCGATCGGTCGCTCTGCTCGGCGTGCTGGTAATGGTCATGCTCGGCGGCTGCTGGATTCCGAGCTTCCTGTTCCCCGAGTGGATCCAGTCGTTCACCCCCGCCATCCCCACCCGATGGGCGATCGACGGCTTCGACGGCGTCTTCACCCGCGGGTTCTCGTTCGCCGAAACCATGCCGATGATCTCCGCGCTCGGTTTCTTCGGCCTCGGGTTTGCCGGATGGGCCCTGCTCGCCTTCCGATGGCACGAGCCGTGA
- a CDS encoding acyltransferase family protein, with product MAMPTSPDRPGPQAREATPPGSEAGWAARRVYFPELDGLRAVAIALVYIFHDRNLDLLGLIMRTLGLIVSITLDPLLELLGLGTIGFRLPSLVGTLRDNGWIGVQIFFVLSGYLIATLLLRERSRYGRVDLRAFWIRRLLRIWPLYYLLILICWGLMPLIRGALGLDIRMWSPESLAQLPYFMLFLGNWSMGFQGPVPSDSAGVLWSICVEEQFYLFVPLLIAWVGPKSRVALVILMMAVAIAARYALAMSEANPLLLRFNTIVHLDTLLAGVTLALVTHRLPNLGRAGPWIARGVVLLGVVVVLTVPLARGGPWRQAIDYVLIWGWGIALVAWAASARDPWTAVLRRPTLVWLGKISFGLYLFHEIALGIAGWLGFALRSIPDMGTVMVLASPALTVGLASLSYYAFERPFLRLKDRWTRVPSRPIEHTPTRVDDQDHPSPCPATFERSAGVSGEPPRPA from the coding sequence ATGGCGATGCCGACGAGCCCCGACCGCCCGGGGCCTCAGGCTCGGGAGGCCACCCCTCCCGGGTCCGAGGCCGGCTGGGCTGCCCGTCGGGTCTATTTTCCCGAGCTGGACGGCTTGCGCGCCGTGGCCATCGCTCTGGTTTACATCTTTCACGACCGCAACCTCGATCTGCTCGGCCTCATCATGCGGACCCTCGGCCTGATCGTCTCGATCACGCTCGACCCACTGCTGGAACTCCTCGGCCTGGGTACGATCGGCTTCCGCCTTCCATCGCTCGTCGGCACCCTGCGTGACAATGGCTGGATCGGTGTCCAGATCTTCTTCGTCCTCAGCGGCTACCTGATCGCCACCCTCTTGCTCCGCGAGCGATCCCGATATGGCCGGGTCGATCTCCGCGCCTTTTGGATCCGAAGGCTCCTTCGCATCTGGCCCCTGTACTATCTGCTGATCCTCATCTGCTGGGGTCTGATGCCCTTGATTCGAGGGGCACTTGGACTCGACATTCGGATGTGGAGCCCCGAGTCCCTGGCGCAACTCCCTTACTTCATGCTCTTTCTCGGCAATTGGTCGATGGGCTTCCAGGGTCCGGTGCCGTCCGACTCGGCCGGGGTGCTTTGGAGTATCTGCGTCGAGGAGCAGTTCTATCTGTTCGTCCCCCTGCTCATCGCCTGGGTCGGTCCGAAGAGCCGGGTCGCACTGGTGATCCTGATGATGGCCGTGGCGATCGCCGCCCGATACGCGCTGGCCATGTCGGAGGCCAACCCGCTGTTGCTCCGATTCAATACAATTGTTCATCTCGACACGTTGCTTGCCGGAGTCACGCTCGCGCTCGTGACCCACCGCCTGCCGAACCTGGGACGGGCAGGCCCCTGGATTGCTCGGGGGGTTGTCTTGCTCGGGGTCGTCGTCGTGCTGACGGTTCCCCTGGCCCGAGGAGGCCCGTGGCGCCAGGCAATTGATTACGTCTTGATCTGGGGATGGGGGATCGCACTGGTCGCCTGGGCCGCTTCCGCGCGCGATCCCTGGACGGCTGTCCTCCGCCGGCCAACCCTCGTCTGGCTTGGCAAGATCAGCTTCGGCCTTTACCTCTTCCACGAGATTGCGCTGGGCATTGCCGGCTGGCTCGGATTTGCGCTGCGGTCGATTCCCGACATGGGCACTGTGATGGTTCTGGCCTCTCCCGCCCTCACAGTCGGCCTGGCGAGTCTGTCGTATTACGCCTTCGAACGTCCGTTCCTCCGCCTGAAAGACCGCTGGACGCGCGTTCCCTCGCGGCCCATCGAACATACGCCCACGCGGGTCGATGACCAGGATCATCCGAGCCCATGTCCCGCAACCTTCGAACGGTCGGCCGGGGTTTCCGGAGAACCTCCTCGCCCCGCCTGA
- a CDS encoding Spy/CpxP family protein refolding chaperone, with protein sequence MSLQRVCLTGVVVLLVGTVSETFAQVRRQPPPRAESTDTPPTAEAETTSSASPTTTEAPSTEPAQAQADRSFNLFGETNRFNRFSGWGGIGGTMGQWGMNRSMLIMMPQVQQELALTDDQKLLLREWSLEMRDRGREMAEAMRPNRDEDDAPGRGFPSVGNVMGMMGMMTQILKENETGIAQILDKGQRRRLDQIALQMEGATALARPEVAQAVGLLPVQVEAIQQVLAQSRTQQVFYWIQQSTSMWGNRGRPPGADANRAGTDPGPTARPRGRGRPAPPDPAAAPPANRPSSRSDEDGDDNPAARAEREARFREQFEQLRSGSDQIQDRTVQEIMKILNRNQRQRFDKLLGPPFDPAALTFETRRPNEQREDDATPPGAVRRTPAPSNPSDDEAEPSTP encoded by the coding sequence ATGTCGCTTCAACGCGTCTGCCTGACGGGTGTCGTGGTCTTGCTGGTTGGTACCGTCTCCGAGACCTTCGCCCAGGTCCGTCGCCAACCCCCTCCCCGCGCCGAATCGACCGACACCCCTCCTACCGCCGAGGCTGAGACCACGTCCTCTGCCTCCCCCACAACGACCGAGGCTCCTTCGACCGAGCCGGCCCAGGCCCAGGCCGACCGCTCGTTCAACCTGTTCGGGGAAACCAACCGCTTCAACCGCTTCTCCGGCTGGGGAGGCATTGGCGGCACGATGGGCCAGTGGGGCATGAACCGCTCGATGCTCATCATGATGCCGCAGGTGCAGCAAGAGCTGGCCCTGACCGACGACCAGAAGCTCCTGCTCCGCGAGTGGTCGCTCGAAATGCGCGACCGAGGCCGCGAAATGGCCGAGGCGATGCGGCCCAACCGGGACGAGGACGACGCCCCTGGCCGCGGCTTCCCCTCGGTCGGCAACGTGATGGGGATGATGGGCATGATGACCCAGATCCTCAAGGAAAACGAGACCGGGATCGCCCAGATTCTCGACAAGGGCCAGCGGCGCCGACTCGACCAGATCGCCCTTCAGATGGAAGGCGCGACCGCCCTCGCCCGTCCCGAGGTGGCCCAGGCCGTCGGCCTCCTGCCGGTGCAGGTCGAGGCGATTCAACAGGTGCTCGCCCAGTCCCGAACGCAGCAGGTTTTCTACTGGATCCAGCAAAGTACCTCGATGTGGGGCAACCGCGGCCGACCTCCCGGCGCCGACGCCAACCGAGCCGGCACCGATCCCGGCCCGACCGCCCGGCCTCGCGGCCGAGGACGGCCCGCCCCCCCCGATCCCGCGGCGGCTCCCCCCGCCAACCGCCCGTCGTCCCGCAGCGACGAAGACGGCGACGACAATCCCGCCGCCCGAGCCGAGCGTGAGGCCCGCTTCCGCGAGCAGTTTGAACAACTCCGCTCCGGCTCCGACCAGATCCAGGACCGGACCGTTCAGGAAATCATGAAGATCCTCAACCGCAACCAACGCCAGCGTTTCGACAAACTCCTCGGCCCCCCCTTCGACCCCGCCGCGCTGACCTTCGAGACGCGTCGCCCGAACGAACAGCGTGAGGACGACGCCACCCCCCCCGGAGCCGTTCGACGCACTCCCGCTCCGTCGAACCCGTCCGACGACGAAGCCGAGCCATCGACCCCGTGA